Proteins encoded by one window of Sulfurospirillum barnesii SES-3:
- a CDS encoding DUF4006 family protein, translating to MENTNRNLFGLHGITGMLIATVLLLSILAGLTVWGISAQQNVANKPYKITDPQAIKMRDTQNATQKVIEK from the coding sequence ATGGAAAATACCAATCGAAATCTATTTGGTTTGCATGGCATTACGGGCATGTTAATTGCTACGGTGTTGTTGTTGTCTATTTTAGCAGGATTGACAGTATGGGGAATTTCTGCACAACAAAATGTGGCAAATAAACCGTATAAAATTACAGACCCACAGGCAATTAAGATGAGAGATACGCAAAATGCGACTCAAAAAGTTATAGAAAAGTAA
- the rpsI gene encoding 30S ribosomal protein S9 — protein MAKVYATGKRKTAIAKVWVAPGKGSITVNGIDFEAWLGGHETIKKRVRQPLALTKQETSFDIVASTLGGGYSAQADALRHGISKALASIDADFRAILKPHGLLTRDSRVVERKKYGRKKARRSPQFSKR, from the coding sequence ATGGCAAAAGTATACGCAACTGGTAAAAGAAAAACAGCTATCGCTAAAGTATGGGTTGCACCTGGTAAAGGCTCAATCACTGTTAATGGTATTGATTTTGAAGCGTGGTTGGGTGGTCATGAGACCATTAAAAAACGTGTTCGTCAACCTCTTGCTCTTACCAAACAAGAGACAAGCTTTGACATTGTAGCAAGTACATTAGGTGGTGGTTACTCCGCTCAAGCGGACGCACTTCGTCATGGTATTTCTAAAGCGCTTGCTTCTATAGATGCAGACTTTAGAGCAATCTTGAAACCACACGGCTTATTAACACGTGATTCACGTGTTGTTGAGCGTAAAAAATACGGTCGCAAAAAAGCACGTCGTAGTCCACAGTTCTCTAAACGTTAA
- a CDS encoding cytochrome c oxidase, cbb3-type, CcoQ subunit → MDMETIRELQAYGYIFFTIFLAVILYSYLYHLYKSEKNGTRNYEQYSNIALHDNLDDAPVESRTPSNKEKE, encoded by the coding sequence GTGGATATGGAAACAATAAGAGAGCTTCAAGCGTATGGGTATATCTTTTTTACAATTTTTTTAGCCGTGATTTTGTACAGCTATTTATACCACTTGTATAAGTCTGAAAAAAACGGTACAAGAAATTACGAGCAATATTCTAATATTGCTCTACATGATAACCTTGATGATGCTCCTGTTGAGTCCCGTACACCGTCAAATAAAGAGAAAGAATAA
- a CDS encoding cbb3-type cytochrome c oxidase N-terminal domain-containing protein, which yields MNWLNDNVNVLALLGAAAILILTVGVSWKYIQQMKTDKSSGELAKENWDGIGEYKNPLPIGWALSFLGTILWALWYFFIGYPLNSYSQIGEYNEDVKSHSTRFESKFANPDKATLMAMGEGVFLVQCAPCHGVTGDGINGKAANFEKWGDEEAVVLSILNGAKGSEYPLGEMPAGLLDEQSAKAVAAFMMQEISSVKKSKNSALVEEGRALWATCSACHGEDGKGMEGSAPDLSTYGSAQFVVNVLGTGKKGAIGNMPKFNDGRLTNVQKTAVGTYVSSLAK from the coding sequence ATGAATTGGCTGAATGACAATGTAAACGTATTGGCATTGCTTGGTGCGGCAGCAATTTTAATTCTGACTGTTGGTGTGTCTTGGAAGTACATTCAACAGATGAAAACCGACAAAAGCAGTGGAGAATTAGCAAAAGAGAATTGGGATGGTATTGGTGAGTATAAAAATCCTCTACCTATTGGTTGGGCACTTTCCTTTTTAGGAACTATTTTATGGGCATTATGGTACTTTTTCATCGGGTATCCGCTTAATTCATATTCTCAAATTGGTGAGTACAATGAAGATGTTAAAAGCCACAGTACACGATTTGAAAGTAAATTTGCCAATCCTGATAAAGCAACATTGATGGCAATGGGCGAGGGTGTCTTTTTGGTTCAGTGTGCACCGTGTCATGGCGTTACGGGAGATGGCATTAATGGTAAAGCAGCGAATTTTGAGAAATGGGGCGATGAAGAAGCCGTTGTTCTTTCTATTTTAAATGGGGCTAAAGGCTCAGAGTATCCTTTGGGTGAAATGCCAGCAGGTTTATTGGATGAGCAAAGCGCTAAAGCGGTTGCTGCTTTTATGATGCAAGAGATTTCAAGCGTGAAAAAGAGCAAAAACTCAGCCCTTGTTGAAGAAGGACGTGCACTTTGGGCAACATGTTCAGCGTGTCATGGTGAAGATGGCAAAGGAATGGAAGGAAGTGCTCCTGATTTAAGTACTTATGGCAGTGCACAATTTGTTGTTAATGTTTTAGGTACAGGCAAGAAGGGTGCTATTGGTAACATGCCAAAATTCAACGATGGTCGTCTAACCAATGTCCAAAAAACTGCAGTTGGCACGTATGTCAGCTCTTTAGCTAAGTAA
- the rplM gene encoding 50S ribosomal protein L13 — MKATQAIKPSEVKRDWIVVDAAGKRFGKLLTEVATLLRGKHKPYFTPNVDCGDFVIIINAEKVEFSGTKLDTKLYHRHTGYFGGVKTEKLGDLLNNNPAKLYRLAVRGMLPKTNLAKEMIKKLKVYAGNEHPHTAQVKVEGK, encoded by the coding sequence ATGAAAGCTACACAAGCGATAAAGCCTAGCGAAGTTAAACGCGACTGGATCGTAGTGGACGCTGCTGGTAAGAGATTTGGTAAACTCCTTACAGAAGTAGCAACACTGCTCAGAGGCAAACATAAACCTTACTTTACTCCAAACGTTGATTGTGGTGATTTTGTTATCATCATCAATGCGGAAAAAGTAGAGTTTAGTGGAACAAAATTAGACACAAAATTGTATCACAGACACACTGGATATTTCGGTGGTGTTAAAACTGAAAAATTAGGTGATCTTTTGAACAACAACCCAGCGAAATTGTACAGACTTGCGGTAAGAGGCATGTTACCTAAAACAAATCTTGCTAAAGAGATGATCAAAAAGCTAAAAGTTTATGCTGGTAATGAGCATCCACATACAGCGCAAGTTAAAGTAGAGGGAAAGTAA
- the purT gene encoding formate-dependent phosphoribosylglycinamide formyltransferase: MKFTTPLKSNSTKIMLIGSGELGKEVVIEATRLGIETVAVDSYPQAPAHLVANRSYVINMKNKEELLEVIRREKPTYILPEVEALSIEALIEAEKEGFCVIPNADAVKKTMNRKNIREFAAEKLGLKTSGYVFVKTLEELQEATKKLGIPCVVKPVMSSSGHGQSVIRSEADIQKSWEIAKEARGDASELIVEEFVPFDYEITLLTVRNGKETVFCEPIGHIQENGDYVLSWQPVPMKPEVLAKAQVMAKTVTDGLGGRGLFGVEFFVKDDEVYFSELSPRPHDTGMVTLITQSQSEFALHVRAVLGLPLDFTFYGAGASGAFKSLSEAHLPALEIPESAFSKNSFVRVFGKPISHVGRRMAVALVLDEVEAAKKRAKEIVGAMVG, from the coding sequence ATGAAGTTTACAACTCCCCTTAAAAGCAATAGCACCAAAATCATGCTCATCGGAAGCGGAGAGCTTGGCAAAGAAGTGGTCATTGAAGCCACACGTTTAGGCATTGAAACCGTAGCGGTGGATTCGTATCCGCAAGCACCTGCGCACCTTGTGGCTAATCGTAGCTATGTCATCAACATGAAAAACAAAGAAGAACTTTTAGAAGTGATTCGCCGTGAAAAACCTACCTATATCTTGCCAGAAGTTGAAGCGCTGAGCATCGAGGCACTTATCGAGGCGGAGAAAGAGGGTTTTTGCGTGATTCCCAATGCGGATGCGGTCAAAAAGACGATGAACCGTAAAAATATTCGTGAATTTGCCGCTGAAAAATTGGGGCTTAAAACCAGTGGCTATGTGTTTGTTAAAACGCTTGAAGAGCTACAAGAAGCGACCAAAAAGCTAGGCATTCCGTGTGTGGTTAAGCCTGTGATGAGCTCTTCTGGACACGGTCAAAGTGTTATCAGAAGCGAAGCGGACATCCAAAAATCGTGGGAAATCGCCAAAGAAGCCAGAGGCGATGCGAGCGAACTTATCGTCGAAGAGTTTGTTCCATTTGATTATGAAATTACGTTGCTCACCGTTCGCAATGGCAAAGAGACGGTCTTTTGTGAGCCGATTGGGCATATTCAAGAAAATGGGGATTATGTGCTCAGTTGGCAACCCGTACCGATGAAGCCAGAAGTGTTAGCTAAAGCACAAGTGATGGCCAAAACAGTGACCGATGGCTTAGGTGGGCGAGGACTTTTTGGTGTGGAATTTTTTGTCAAAGACGATGAGGTTTACTTTAGTGAACTAAGCCCTCGTCCGCACGACACGGGAATGGTCACACTCATCACGCAATCTCAGAGCGAATTTGCTTTACATGTAAGAGCCGTTTTAGGTCTACCGCTTGATTTTACCTTTTATGGAGCGGGTGCGAGTGGGGCGTTTAAAAGCTTGAGTGAAGCGCATTTGCCCGCACTTGAAATTCCTGAAAGTGCCTTTTCAAAAAACTCCTTTGTGCGTGTTTTTGGAAAACCCATCAGTCATGTGGGGCGCAGAATGGCGGTTGCACTGGTGCTTGATGAGGTAGAAGCGGCGAAGAAGAGAGCCAAAGAAATCGTGGGTGCAATGGTAGGATGA
- the ccoO gene encoding cytochrome-c oxidase, cbb3-type subunit II — translation MFHWLEKNPFFFAVGVFLVIAYAGVVTILPDFMESARPVTGTKPYTVLELAGRHVYIKDSCNACHSQLVRPFKSETDRYGMYSLSGEYAYDRPFLWGSKRTGPDLMRVGNYRTTDWHEYHMLDPISVVPGSIMPAYKHMFKNNADIDTAYAEALTVKKVFNVPYDQPDMPTLGSYDEAKKALMEEAALIVADMKDPGVKEAFKRGEIKEIVAIIAYLNSLK, via the coding sequence ATGTTTCATTGGTTAGAAAAAAACCCATTCTTTTTTGCGGTAGGTGTCTTCTTGGTGATTGCGTATGCAGGTGTTGTAACCATTCTTCCAGATTTTATGGAGAGTGCACGTCCTGTTACGGGAACAAAACCGTATACAGTCCTTGAACTTGCAGGTCGTCATGTTTATATCAAAGATAGCTGTAATGCCTGCCATTCACAGCTTGTTCGTCCTTTCAAATCTGAGACAGATCGTTATGGTATGTACTCTTTAAGTGGCGAATATGCGTATGATAGACCATTCCTTTGGGGTTCAAAACGAACAGGCCCTGATTTGATGAGGGTTGGAAATTACCGAACAACGGATTGGCATGAATACCATATGTTAGATCCAATTAGTGTGGTTCCAGGTTCTATTATGCCAGCATACAAGCACATGTTTAAAAACAATGCAGATATTGACACGGCGTATGCTGAAGCATTAACTGTCAAAAAAGTCTTTAATGTTCCTTATGATCAGCCTGACATGCCAACATTGGGTAGTTATGATGAAGCAAAAAAAGCACTGATGGAAGAAGCTGCTTTAATTGTCGCAGACATGAAAGACCCAGGGGTTAAAGAAGCGTTTAAACGTGGTGAGATCAAAGAGATAGTAGCAATCATTGCCTATCTTAATAGCTTAAAATAA
- a CDS encoding PD-(D/E)XK nuclease family protein, which translates to MVEVFATSRAIRVFYETFIQSNTLLPKAMTMAELEQKAILVPHHSLVDEDMRVLLMQEASRFTRFELLHIDREFFTFLKNSSYLFRFFEELAHERVSLQTLRGVDTYEHYAEHLEILQMLLKQYQALLSKHALYDRITLPELYTINEDYVRSLGAVRIHLEGFLSQFEWAILCQIAKLIPLHVRVCITPYNQKMKDHFHDYGIALEFNKSYEINFSTKTILHVSPQIPLDQNIESYGFSSRLPQIAYVQNSIARFVHEGLLPNEIVVVLPDEHFAQSLSRFDSWKNLNFAMGISVKQSSFFQKLGALEKAMRNDAIEDYLRLDRLGIDEQIRFTCKEMWYQKLKAQEAMAFYERLLSEQETEKALFKEAFFAFEHFLNHAPMLRFEQICKLFLNRLSVLSEDDVKGGKVTVMGVLETRGVAYKGVIVVDFNDEYVPKRSSKDLFLSSHVRFHAGLPTKKDRENLQRYYYHQLFSKAKMIAISYVKNETSMPSRFLDTLGFQSTKMADEKALYTLLFEPKASKIPYFEAFIDAPYDLKAHPLSATKLKILLSCKRQFYFRYIAKLKEAKMPSHVINEQSIGVSLHKVLEEAICHEALLDEKKLFSTIERLLKEQNTHEVWGYFVDVWLEKLRPFIRNEIQRFDERFRVFKKEFIHAISYEGFVLEGQIDRMDEKEGNLFVIDYKSGKIPTSTEKTLEATVDFQLVFYALIAATLGRVAGVYYYDLKEGILVPETFLEEKTARLGDILKELSAPLNGYELCEDIKHCRLCPYTLLCGKEDLV; encoded by the coding sequence ATGGTAGAAGTTTTTGCAACGAGTCGTGCGATACGTGTATTTTATGAGACATTTATACAAAGCAATACATTGCTTCCAAAAGCCATGACTATGGCTGAATTAGAACAAAAAGCTATCCTTGTGCCTCATCACTCTTTGGTTGATGAGGATATGCGTGTCCTTTTAATGCAAGAAGCTTCACGCTTTACTCGTTTTGAACTTCTACATATTGATCGTGAATTTTTTACCTTTTTAAAGAACTCCTCATACCTTTTTCGTTTTTTTGAAGAGCTCGCTCATGAACGTGTAAGCTTACAAACACTTAGGGGTGTGGATACCTATGAGCATTACGCAGAGCATTTAGAAATATTGCAAATGCTTTTAAAACAATACCAAGCACTCCTGTCTAAACACGCTTTGTATGACCGCATTACCTTACCTGAATTGTACACCATTAATGAGGACTATGTTCGCTCACTGGGAGCTGTACGTATTCATTTAGAAGGGTTTTTAAGCCAATTTGAATGGGCGATTTTATGCCAAATAGCAAAGCTTATTCCTTTACATGTAAGGGTATGCATAACACCTTACAACCAAAAAATGAAAGATCATTTTCATGACTATGGCATAGCATTAGAGTTCAATAAAAGCTATGAAATTAATTTTTCAACCAAAACTATTTTACATGTAAGCCCACAAATTCCTTTGGATCAAAATATTGAAAGTTATGGCTTTAGCTCTAGGTTACCACAAATAGCGTATGTGCAAAACTCCATTGCACGCTTTGTACACGAAGGACTTTTGCCCAATGAAATAGTGGTGGTTTTACCTGATGAGCATTTTGCACAAAGCCTTTCTCGTTTTGATAGTTGGAAAAATCTCAATTTTGCGATGGGAATCAGCGTTAAACAAAGTTCGTTTTTTCAAAAACTTGGTGCACTTGAAAAAGCCATGCGAAACGATGCGATTGAAGATTATCTTAGGTTGGATCGTTTGGGGATTGATGAGCAGATACGTTTTACATGTAAAGAAATGTGGTATCAAAAACTCAAAGCTCAAGAAGCAATGGCGTTTTATGAACGCTTGCTGAGTGAACAAGAAACAGAAAAAGCACTTTTTAAAGAGGCATTTTTTGCGTTTGAGCATTTTCTAAATCATGCACCTATGTTACGTTTTGAGCAAATCTGTAAACTTTTTTTAAACCGTTTGAGCGTCTTGAGTGAAGACGATGTAAAAGGGGGAAAAGTGACGGTTATGGGCGTTTTGGAAACTCGTGGAGTGGCTTACAAGGGTGTTATCGTTGTTGATTTTAATGATGAATATGTGCCAAAACGCTCTTCCAAAGACCTTTTTCTCTCTTCACATGTTCGTTTTCATGCAGGGCTTCCTACTAAAAAAGATCGAGAGAATTTGCAAAGATATTATTATCATCAGCTTTTTTCCAAAGCAAAAATGATAGCGATTTCTTATGTAAAGAATGAAACCTCAATGCCCTCACGTTTCCTAGATACATTAGGCTTTCAGAGCACTAAAATGGCGGATGAAAAAGCTCTCTATACGCTTTTATTTGAACCAAAGGCATCAAAAATACCTTATTTTGAAGCCTTTATTGATGCCCCGTATGACTTAAAAGCCCATCCGCTCTCTGCTACAAAACTCAAAATATTGTTGAGCTGTAAACGTCAATTTTACTTTCGTTACATCGCAAAATTGAAAGAGGCAAAAATGCCCAGCCATGTTATTAATGAGCAAAGTATTGGTGTCTCTTTGCATAAAGTTTTAGAAGAAGCTATTTGCCATGAAGCGCTTTTGGATGAAAAAAAACTTTTTAGTACCATTGAAAGGCTATTAAAAGAACAAAATACTCACGAAGTATGGGGCTATTTTGTGGACGTGTGGTTGGAAAAATTGCGTCCTTTTATTCGCAATGAGATTCAACGATTTGATGAGAGATTTCGTGTGTTTAAAAAAGAGTTTATACACGCTATTTCGTATGAGGGATTCGTACTCGAGGGACAAATAGATAGGATGGATGAAAAAGAGGGAAATCTTTTTGTGATTGATTATAAAAGCGGAAAAATTCCTACCAGTACTGAAAAAACTTTAGAGGCTACGGTGGATTTTCAATTGGTATTTTATGCGCTCATCGCAGCTACGTTGGGGCGGGTTGCGGGGGTTTATTATTATGACCTTAAAGAGGGTATTTTGGTACCTGAAACGTTTTTAGAAGAGAAAACAGCACGTTTAGGGGATATATTAAAGGAGCTCTCTGCGCCATTAAATGGATATGAACTGTGCGAAGACATTAAGCATTGCAGGCTGTGCCCTTATACACTGCTGTGTGGGAAAGAGGATCTGGTATGA
- a CDS encoding FixH family protein — MSKVKTERNYYPHAVIAMIVGCVIACGYTIKIALDNPVEMDTYYMEKYQKVDENINHILELQEKFNAKFDLSYSTEKFQIGENSVSILLQDKEGNRIENAHVTMMLSRPETNKENRTLSPSRVENGVYSFGPFDISKEGRWQILSKIEVGELKGYHKNEAYAVK; from the coding sequence ATGTCTAAAGTAAAAACAGAGAGAAATTATTATCCACATGCCGTAATTGCAATGATTGTTGGTTGTGTGATAGCGTGTGGGTATACGATTAAAATAGCGCTGGATAATCCTGTCGAGATGGATACGTACTATATGGAAAAATACCAAAAAGTGGATGAGAATATTAACCATATTTTGGAACTTCAAGAAAAATTTAATGCTAAATTTGACCTTTCGTATTCTACTGAGAAGTTTCAGATAGGGGAAAATAGCGTGAGTATCCTGCTTCAAGATAAAGAGGGAAATCGTATTGAGAATGCACATGTAACGATGATGCTCTCACGTCCTGAAACCAATAAAGAAAACCGTACCCTAAGCCCTTCTCGTGTTGAAAATGGCGTGTATAGCTTTGGACCATTTGATATTTCAAAAGAGGGACGATGGCAAATTCTTAGTAAAATTGAAGTGGGTGAATTGAAAGGCTATCATAAAAATGAAGCCTATGCCGTAAAATAA
- a CDS encoding RecB-like helicase codes for MNFSPYLALEASAGSGKTFALSVRYLSLLFMGANPQKIVALTFTNKSASEMKIRIFETLKHLQNKDELEAISIQTGMSKEMLLYEKERVLKDFLEADIKIATLDSFFSLILRHFALHVGLQPDFKVGQNTLDEVLVERFIAQCKRHNLYHALIAFSLYEDKKLSDIFSLLNMLYQKKSELNIRAFHEAKYPSLQPCLELLARIREHFERSGLSERGMATLKAQTLRDLLAKKYLEKEDFGYWDYKKHANEEVNALLGELKEALSAHVNAKEAYILGELGKLFSVYDESLSVLMREYGELAFDDVSNVLYTLLREEISRAFLYFRLDGSIEHLLIDEFQDTSIVQYQILLPIIEEIRAGQGVKAFKTLFFVGDVKQSIYRFRGGAKELFDYAKETLHLDVNSLDTNYRSTYEVVQFVNEIFTGKIKGYTAQKVAKEQRDGYINVRMDERIESFVLEAIERLLKEGVMPKDIALLVHTNKDANVLKGLVQEHFPFLHVRLEATLKLIEVRSIKALISLLKYLYFGDELYKAAFFVLSGKRWDTPLHRNLWNVNESPYVLMEKLIRSFELFDGSSDCLAFLEVASRYEEIESFLFDLETLSTEAKSEDTDGLRILTVHKSKGLEFEHVILCDKLGRDNNRSDTLLFSYDEVNLQGLYVSMSGRESVDTLYATAKDKENLLNDEDRLNALYVAFTRAKHSLFVCAKSEHSAFEILNLTPLERGVLHASFKELPQAVPPMSLFLPERYGSQDIYKAEEEEREWEVSSMTFGIAQHYLLEMLDDFNEKALERAYLALQNRFAPLLDETALKSLYKRALNLVTCKEFLSLLKGARVHKEQPLIYQQERKQIDLLLEFSDKIIVIDYKSSKKQSAKHHAQVKLYQEALMEIYSLPVEGYICYLSEEKVELIKNLYNT; via the coding sequence ATGAATTTTTCACCTTACTTAGCGCTAGAAGCCAGTGCAGGAAGTGGCAAGACGTTTGCTTTAAGTGTGCGCTATCTCTCTTTACTTTTTATGGGAGCTAATCCTCAAAAAATTGTCGCTCTCACTTTTACGAATAAATCTGCCTCAGAGATGAAAATACGTATTTTTGAGACCTTAAAGCATTTACAGAACAAAGATGAGTTAGAGGCAATTTCGATTCAAACAGGCATGTCTAAAGAAATGTTACTTTATGAAAAAGAGCGTGTGTTGAAGGATTTTTTAGAAGCAGATATTAAAATAGCTACATTGGATTCTTTCTTTTCACTTATTTTACGTCATTTTGCATTACATGTAGGCTTACAACCCGATTTTAAAGTGGGACAAAATACATTGGATGAAGTTTTGGTGGAGCGTTTTATCGCTCAGTGCAAACGTCACAATCTTTATCATGCATTGATTGCTTTTAGTCTTTATGAAGATAAAAAATTGAGCGATATTTTCTCCTTATTAAACATGCTCTACCAAAAGAAATCAGAACTGAATATACGTGCGTTTCATGAGGCGAAATATCCTTCTTTGCAACCGTGTTTAGAGCTTTTGGCACGTATACGAGAGCATTTTGAACGCAGTGGTCTGTCTGAGCGTGGGATGGCAACACTCAAAGCTCAAACGTTGCGTGATTTGTTGGCTAAAAAATATTTGGAAAAAGAAGATTTTGGCTATTGGGATTATAAAAAACATGCCAATGAAGAGGTTAATGCACTTTTAGGTGAACTAAAAGAGGCACTTAGTGCGCATGTTAATGCCAAAGAAGCGTATATTTTAGGAGAGCTTGGAAAACTTTTTAGCGTTTATGATGAGAGTCTTAGTGTACTCATGCGCGAATACGGCGAGTTAGCATTTGATGATGTCAGCAATGTGCTTTACACGCTTTTACGAGAAGAGATTAGTCGAGCGTTTCTCTATTTTCGTTTGGATGGTTCCATTGAGCATCTTTTGATTGATGAATTTCAAGACACAAGTATTGTGCAGTACCAAATTTTGTTACCTATTATTGAGGAAATACGAGCAGGACAGGGTGTGAAAGCATTTAAAACACTCTTTTTCGTTGGCGATGTGAAGCAGTCGATTTATCGTTTTCGAGGGGGTGCTAAAGAGCTGTTTGACTATGCGAAAGAGACATTGCATTTAGACGTAAATTCACTCGATACAAATTATCGAAGTACGTATGAAGTGGTGCAGTTTGTGAATGAAATATTTACAGGCAAGATTAAAGGTTATACTGCTCAAAAGGTGGCAAAAGAGCAGAGGGATGGCTACATTAATGTGCGCATGGATGAGCGCATTGAATCTTTCGTTTTAGAGGCAATCGAGCGTTTGTTAAAAGAGGGTGTTATGCCCAAAGACATTGCTCTTTTAGTGCACACAAATAAAGATGCAAACGTGCTTAAAGGCTTAGTACAAGAGCATTTTCCTTTTTTACATGTAAGGCTAGAAGCCACACTAAAATTAATTGAGGTACGTTCTATTAAAGCACTAATTTCTTTGCTTAAATACCTGTATTTTGGTGATGAACTTTACAAGGCGGCATTTTTTGTTTTATCGGGTAAAAGGTGGGATACCCCTCTTCATCGAAACCTTTGGAACGTGAATGAATCTCCTTATGTTTTGATGGAAAAACTGATTCGAAGTTTCGAACTTTTTGATGGGAGTAGCGATTGTTTAGCGTTTTTAGAGGTCGCTAGCAGGTATGAAGAGATTGAGAGTTTTTTATTTGATTTAGAGACTCTAAGCACTGAAGCTAAGAGTGAAGACACAGATGGGTTACGTATTTTGACGGTTCATAAATCTAAAGGCTTAGAGTTTGAACATGTTATTTTGTGTGATAAATTGGGGCGTGATAATAACCGAAGCGATACCTTGTTGTTCAGTTACGATGAGGTAAATCTTCAAGGGCTTTATGTGAGTATGAGTGGAAGAGAATCGGTAGATACGTTGTATGCCACTGCCAAAGATAAAGAGAACTTGTTAAATGATGAAGACAGACTCAATGCTCTTTATGTAGCGTTTACTAGAGCCAAACATTCCTTATTTGTGTGTGCAAAATCAGAGCATAGTGCGTTTGAAATACTCAATCTTACACCCCTTGAAAGAGGTGTGTTACATGCTTCATTTAAAGAGCTGCCTCAAGCTGTACCTCCCATGAGCCTCTTTTTGCCTGAGCGTTATGGTTCACAAGATATTTATAAGGCAGAAGAGGAAGAACGTGAATGGGAAGTGAGCTCAATGACCTTTGGTATAGCTCAACATTATCTCCTTGAAATGCTTGATGATTTTAATGAAAAAGCATTAGAGCGTGCTTACCTTGCTTTACAAAATCGCTTTGCACCTTTGTTGGATGAAACAGCCTTGAAAAGTCTTTATAAACGAGCACTCAATCTTGTGACATGTAAAGAGTTTTTATCTTTATTAAAGGGAGCAAGAGTCCATAAAGAACAGCCACTCATTTATCAACAAGAACGTAAACAGATTGATCTTTTATTGGAATTTTCCGATAAAATCATCGTTATTGATTATAAAAGTTCTAAAAAACAAAGTGCAAAACACCATGCACAAGTCAAACTCTACCAAGAAGCACTTATGGAGATTTATTCTTTGCCTGTAGAAGGGTATATATGTTATTTGAGCGAGGAAAAAGTCGAGTTGATTAAAAACTTATATAACACTTAA